Proteins from one Brevibacillus humidisoli genomic window:
- a CDS encoding DUF779 domain-containing protein has translation MKRVQKVLATEAALQLIERLKQKHGPLMFHQSGGCCDGSSPMCYPLGEFHVGDSDVLLGEIGECPFYMSRAQYEYWKHTQLVIDVVKGRGGMFSLEGPEGVRFLTRSRVFDPEEYRLLQEEWQQQSHPGSSET, from the coding sequence ATGAAGCGTGTACAAAAGGTGTTGGCCACGGAAGCAGCTTTGCAACTGATCGAACGCCTGAAACAGAAGCACGGCCCCTTGATGTTTCATCAATCGGGGGGATGCTGCGACGGAAGCTCACCTATGTGTTACCCGTTGGGAGAGTTCCACGTTGGCGATAGTGATGTCCTACTGGGAGAAATCGGAGAATGCCCGTTTTACATGAGCCGCGCCCAGTATGAATACTGGAAACACACCCAGCTGGTGATTGATGTGGTCAAGGGAAGAGGAGGCATGTTCTCCTTGGAAGGCCCCGAAGGTGTACGCTTTCTGACCAGATCCAGAGTTTTTGATCCAGAGGAATACAGGCTGCTGCAGGAAGAATGGCAGCAGCAGTCTCACCCCGGCTCATCCGAGACTTGA
- a CDS encoding ornithine cyclodeaminase family protein: MTEVLLISQQQVKEVLGMKKMIGIVEQVWRAHGSEQVLMPSKITLDLGEGNDWPPYGGSFNAMPAYIGEQIDISGIKWVCGFEGNRAKGLPYISGTILLNDPRTGELLAVMDGSYITDYRTGAATGVAVKYLAKQDAKVVGIIGAGIQARTNLTAIAELIPVEKVHIIDINKEVAQQFAADMSRELNVEVVVAERNQDVAEEADILVTVTTANKPLVMKEWVKEGALVISVGSFQELDDQIPLRADKLVVDNWEQNAHRGELVKLVEAGRLTQAHIHAEMPDIVTHKKAGRENDKEIICACLIGMGSTDIGIAHAVYRDVKASGNYQTFRVR; the protein is encoded by the coding sequence ATGACAGAGGTTCTGCTCATTTCGCAACAACAGGTAAAAGAAGTGCTTGGCATGAAAAAGATGATTGGGATCGTAGAGCAGGTATGGAGGGCGCATGGAAGCGAACAAGTCCTGATGCCGTCAAAGATTACGCTTGATCTAGGGGAAGGAAACGATTGGCCGCCATATGGCGGGTCCTTTAATGCGATGCCCGCGTATATCGGCGAGCAGATCGATATCTCGGGGATCAAGTGGGTCTGCGGTTTTGAAGGCAACAGAGCCAAAGGGCTTCCGTATATCAGTGGTACGATCTTATTAAATGACCCAAGAACAGGAGAATTGCTTGCTGTGATGGATGGCAGCTACATCACCGATTACCGTACTGGAGCTGCTACAGGTGTGGCCGTGAAATACCTGGCGAAGCAGGATGCCAAAGTGGTCGGCATCATCGGCGCAGGAATCCAGGCGCGGACCAATCTGACAGCCATCGCGGAGCTGATTCCTGTTGAAAAAGTGCATATCATTGACATCAACAAAGAAGTGGCCCAACAATTTGCTGCGGACATGAGCAGAGAACTGAATGTGGAAGTTGTAGTGGCCGAACGGAATCAGGATGTGGCAGAAGAGGCAGATATTCTTGTCACCGTCACGACAGCCAACAAGCCTTTGGTGATGAAGGAATGGGTAAAAGAAGGAGCACTTGTCATATCTGTAGGTTCCTTTCAAGAACTGGATGATCAAATCCCGCTCCGTGCTGATAAACTGGTGGTGGACAACTGGGAGCAGAATGCCCATCGCGGTGAACTGGTCAAACTTGTCGAAGCGGGCAGACTCACGCAAGCTCATATCCATGCCGAGATGCCAGACATTGTTACGCACAAAAAAGCGGGGAGAGAAAATGACAAAGAGATCATCTGTGCCTGCCTGATCGGAATGGGATCAACCGACATCGGCATTGCCCACGCTGTATATCGGGATGTGAAAGCCTCTGGAAACTATCAGACATTCAGGGTTCGATAG
- a CDS encoding YfcC family protein, whose product MIKVKFPSSVSLLMIVILFCTLLTYVVPAGEFDRMEDPRTGKTVVVSGSYHAVESNPVGLWDMLSSIFYGIIKASEIISFIFIIGGVFHIVIKSGAINTLLARLIQRFSGKESMFILVVMSAFAIGGATFGMSEETLPFVAILITMCAALGYDRVTAVAIVLLGVYAGYSAGPLNPFSTGIAQNLVELPLFSGVGLRTVFMIGAVAIAAHHLIRYASRVKKDPKQSVIYGMETNLNDNEELDTTLTKQHKIVLTILGISLIGLIFGIIKLGWYFAELSALFILMGFVIGLILYKGDFNRVTDQFMDGAREMTTAAILVGISRGVLVVMEQGNILDTIVYGLSIPLQEWSPIIAAWGMYFITGIFNFIMPSSSGQAVVVMPILGPLSDLIQLNRQVAVLAFQAGDGFWNLITPTHSVLMASLGIAGIPFNKWFRFMVPLMVKWGIWVMLVIAFAVVIDWGPF is encoded by the coding sequence ATGATCAAAGTGAAATTTCCTTCATCTGTCTCCTTGTTGATGATCGTCATTTTATTTTGTACCCTGCTTACCTATGTGGTTCCCGCCGGAGAATTTGATCGCATGGAGGATCCGCGAACGGGGAAAACAGTCGTCGTATCTGGCAGTTACCATGCGGTTGAGTCAAATCCGGTGGGCCTATGGGACATGCTGTCATCGATCTTTTACGGCATTATCAAAGCCTCGGAAATCATCAGCTTCATCTTTATTATTGGTGGCGTCTTTCACATCGTGATCAAAAGCGGCGCGATCAACACCTTATTGGCCAGGCTAATTCAACGGTTTTCCGGAAAAGAGTCGATGTTTATTCTTGTCGTGATGAGTGCGTTTGCGATTGGCGGGGCCACGTTTGGCATGTCAGAAGAAACCTTGCCGTTTGTCGCCATCTTGATCACGATGTGTGCTGCGCTAGGCTATGACCGTGTTACCGCTGTCGCTATCGTATTGCTGGGGGTGTATGCGGGATATTCGGCCGGTCCGCTCAATCCCTTTTCAACAGGAATTGCGCAAAACCTTGTAGAACTGCCGTTGTTTTCGGGAGTAGGATTGCGGACCGTTTTTATGATTGGCGCTGTGGCTATCGCGGCTCACCACCTGATTCGATATGCTAGCAGGGTGAAAAAAGATCCCAAACAAAGCGTGATCTATGGAATGGAAACAAATCTGAACGATAACGAGGAACTGGATACCACGTTAACAAAGCAACATAAGATTGTGCTTACGATTCTGGGCATATCCCTAATCGGCCTAATTTTCGGAATCATCAAACTGGGTTGGTATTTCGCCGAACTGAGTGCGCTGTTTATCCTGATGGGCTTTGTCATCGGTTTGATCCTGTACAAAGGAGATTTCAATCGGGTGACGGATCAGTTTATGGATGGAGCCAGAGAGATGACAACGGCGGCAATCCTTGTAGGAATCTCCCGAGGCGTACTGGTCGTCATGGAACAAGGGAATATACTGGATACGATTGTGTACGGCCTTTCGATCCCATTGCAGGAATGGAGTCCGATCATTGCGGCGTGGGGGATGTACTTCATAACAGGTATCTTCAACTTTATCATGCCCTCATCGAGCGGACAGGCGGTTGTTGTGATGCCGATTTTAGGTCCATTAAGCGATTTGATTCAACTTAACCGCCAAGTGGCTGTGCTTGCTTTTCAAGCAGGTGACGGCTTCTGGAATCTGATCACCCCCACCCATTCGGTGTTAATGGCTTCATTGGGAATCGCCGGCATTCCCTTTAACAAGTGGTTTCGGTTCATGGTCCCTCTCATGGTCAAATGGGGAATATGGGTGATGCTGGTAATCGCATTCGCCGTTGTCATAGACTGGGGGCCATTCTAA
- a CDS encoding aspartate aminotransferase family protein encodes MEKDWEDWEHLVKNMPNRLAPSMAKDHPNLPVVKEEGCYYYGLDGRRYLDFTSGIAVANTGHRHPKIVQSIKDAADQLMHGPSGVIIYESILRLADQLAEILPGDLDCFFFANSGTEAIEGALKLAKYVTRRPYVVSFTGCFHGRSLGALSVTTSKSKYRKYVQSSTFAYQLPYANVRECPPGMDPDSYCVEKLEQDVQRLFRHQVTPEEVACMIIEPVLGEGGYIVPPSGWLKKIRQICDQHGILLIFDEVQTGFGRTGEWFAAQTFEVVPDIMAIAKGIASGLPLSATVASSKLMKQWPLGSHGTTFGGNPIACSVALTTLEVIREERLLENARAMGTYAMEKLQKMKEKHQVIGDIRGVGLMIGIELINPVTKEPDGEGVLRVLDLALEKGVLFYLCGNYGEVIRMIPPLIVTQEQIDEGLNMLDEALAEYEHELQRSSKTKGVCT; translated from the coding sequence ATGGAGAAAGATTGGGAGGATTGGGAGCATCTTGTCAAAAATATGCCCAATCGTTTAGCACCTAGTATGGCGAAAGATCATCCCAATTTACCTGTCGTAAAGGAGGAAGGGTGCTATTATTACGGCTTGGACGGCAGGAGGTATCTGGATTTCACCTCGGGCATCGCCGTAGCCAACACCGGTCATCGGCATCCGAAAATCGTACAAAGCATCAAAGATGCGGCTGATCAACTGATGCATGGTCCTTCTGGCGTTATTATCTACGAATCTATCTTGCGTTTGGCCGATCAATTGGCGGAGATTCTGCCGGGCGATCTGGATTGTTTCTTTTTTGCCAACAGTGGAACGGAAGCGATCGAAGGAGCGCTGAAACTGGCCAAGTACGTAACGAGACGTCCCTATGTGGTCTCATTTACGGGCTGTTTTCATGGACGTTCTCTTGGTGCCTTAAGTGTTACCACCTCGAAAAGCAAATATCGTAAATACGTTCAGTCGTCTACCTTTGCGTATCAACTGCCTTACGCCAACGTGAGAGAGTGTCCTCCTGGGATGGATCCGGACAGCTATTGTGTGGAGAAGTTGGAACAAGACGTGCAGCGTTTGTTTCGACATCAGGTAACACCGGAAGAGGTAGCTTGTATGATCATAGAGCCAGTTCTGGGTGAGGGGGGCTATATAGTTCCGCCAAGTGGTTGGCTCAAGAAGATCAGGCAAATATGCGATCAGCATGGCATCCTGCTCATATTTGACGAAGTACAAACCGGATTTGGACGTACCGGAGAATGGTTTGCAGCGCAGACGTTCGAGGTTGTGCCGGATATCATGGCCATCGCCAAAGGGATTGCCTCCGGCCTGCCGTTAAGCGCAACGGTCGCCTCGAGTAAGTTGATGAAACAGTGGCCGTTAGGCAGTCATGGGACGACGTTTGGCGGGAATCCGATTGCCTGCTCAGTCGCACTGACCACTCTGGAGGTGATCCGGGAAGAGCGTTTGCTGGAGAACGCGCGAGCGATGGGTACCTATGCGATGGAAAAATTGCAAAAAATGAAAGAAAAGCATCAGGTGATTGGTGATATTCGCGGCGTTGGCTTGATGATTGGGATTGAACTGATCAACCCGGTCACGAAGGAACCAGATGGAGAGGGGGTGTTGAGAGTTTTGGATCTGGCCCTCGAAAAGGGAGTGTTGTTCTACCTATGTGGGAACTACGGAGAAGTAATTCGCATGATCCCGCCTTTAATTGTGACACAGGAGCAGATCGATGAAGGCTTGAACATGCTGGATGAGGCATTGGCGGAATACGAGCATGAACTGCAGCGATCTAGCAAAACAAAAGGGGTGTGCACATGA